Proteins from a single region of Roseofilum capinflatum BLCC-M114:
- a CDS encoding DUF2839 domain-containing protein has product MGEAKRRKAALGEQYGQEKTILPWLPITQSQADRFVKWTSTGAWIGIGIMIAAWLTVRFIGPGFGWWQVN; this is encoded by the coding sequence ATGGGTGAAGCGAAACGCCGTAAAGCAGCTCTCGGAGAACAGTATGGCCAGGAAAAGACTATCTTGCCCTGGTTGCCGATTACTCAATCCCAAGCGGATCGGTTTGTTAAATGGACAAGTACGGGAGCTTGGATTGGGATTGGAATCATGATTGCCGCATGGTTAACGGTTCGATTCATTGGCCCGGGTTTCGGCTGGTGGCAAGTGAACTAA
- a CDS encoding DUF1815 family protein, which yields MFIRLAHQHRQFVRDLVMSLQALAIVLERQGYLASCYTCGDQMNSASFMVSLGDNHLIRFLVSDYGITWTEMRDDRELMKLEGAEAIAQLQELANLAKQDKLPGDPPLAGSVPQKSRSSGVTILPRV from the coding sequence GTGTTTATCCGATTAGCGCACCAGCATAGACAATTTGTCCGAGATTTAGTGATGAGCCTTCAGGCGTTGGCTATTGTCCTGGAGCGTCAGGGATATTTAGCGTCTTGCTATACCTGCGGCGATCAGATGAATAGCGCATCGTTTATGGTGAGCTTGGGGGATAACCATCTGATTCGGTTTTTGGTTTCTGATTATGGGATTACCTGGACAGAAATGCGCGATGACCGAGAGCTGATGAAACTTGAGGGTGCAGAGGCGATCGCTCAATTGCAAGAATTAGCCAATTTAGCCAAACAGGATAAACTCCCTGGAGATCCCCCGTTAGCGGGTTCAGTTCCCCAAAAGTCAAGATCTTCTGGAGTGACGATTTTGCCCAGAGTGTAA